The Ochrobactrum quorumnocens genome has a segment encoding these proteins:
- a CDS encoding L,D-transpeptidase has product MRIFLAPILETKKVFLLTFAALVGCAGQSDDGRTSRAALISQQAAFASEPHEVRIIDRSRFDRRFWPTDIKAPQPLPSGTIFIDTKNKFLYLHRSDGTARRYGIAVGGTGHSWSGTAKVGRKAEWPAWFPTDDMRNLTPGLPHKISPGSHNPLGARALYLYQNGKDTLYRVHGTSEPWTIGTEASSGCIRMINEDVIDLYDKVPIGATVIVK; this is encoded by the coding sequence GTGCGTATCTTCTTGGCTCCGATACTGGAAACTAAAAAAGTTTTCCTGCTGACGTTTGCAGCGCTGGTAGGATGTGCGGGGCAGTCTGATGATGGTCGTACATCTAGGGCCGCTCTCATCAGTCAGCAAGCGGCGTTCGCGAGTGAGCCGCACGAGGTACGTATTATCGACCGGAGCCGGTTTGATCGTCGCTTTTGGCCAACGGACATCAAAGCGCCACAGCCACTGCCGTCTGGCACAATTTTTATTGATACAAAGAACAAGTTTCTCTATCTGCACCGAAGTGATGGTACAGCCAGACGCTATGGAATTGCAGTTGGCGGAACTGGTCATTCGTGGTCGGGTACAGCAAAAGTTGGGCGCAAGGCGGAATGGCCGGCATGGTTTCCAACTGATGACATGCGCAACTTAACCCCCGGCTTACCGCACAAAATTTCGCCAGGTTCACATAACCCGTTGGGAGCGCGTGCGCTTTATTTATACCAAAACGGCAAGGACACGCTTTACCGTGTTCATGGAACATCCGAGCCTTGGACCATTGGAACCGAAGCGTCATCGGGTTGCATACGAATGATAAATGAAGATGTGATCGATCTGTATGATAAGGTGCCGATTGGAGCTACTGTTATCGTTAAATAA
- a CDS encoding EAL domain-containing protein — translation MFDQLDVLDEKHVEIVADAIADNRISCAVQDIYSTSAPEEILYGECLARLTGTDGRIYGAGAFVPCLEALREAPLLDRHMVKIVLDLLQYAPTKVLGCNLSPDNLANVAAWNGILDQIANRAHLAQRLVLEVTEVQEMGSLSSCAELIAEVQRLGCRVALDDFGAGFASPRLLQLINFDIVKIDQAFVHDIRPSFKGRDSLQNIVGFASSFAPMIVIEGVETAAQIDAARTAGATHVQGYFFSVPAPYITSTKAKLEAFIP, via the coding sequence ATGTTTGATCAACTTGATGTTCTTGATGAAAAACACGTGGAGATTGTCGCCGACGCGATTGCTGACAATCGCATATCCTGTGCTGTTCAGGATATTTATTCGACATCTGCGCCTGAAGAAATCTTATACGGTGAATGTTTGGCGCGACTGACCGGAACGGATGGACGCATCTACGGCGCGGGTGCGTTCGTGCCCTGTCTGGAGGCGCTGCGTGAAGCACCACTTCTCGACCGACATATGGTCAAAATCGTTCTCGACCTTCTCCAGTACGCACCGACAAAAGTTCTCGGGTGCAATCTTTCCCCTGACAATCTCGCCAATGTAGCTGCATGGAATGGCATTCTCGACCAAATTGCTAATCGCGCGCACCTTGCACAGCGCCTTGTCCTAGAAGTGACCGAGGTGCAGGAAATGGGTAGCCTTTCATCTTGTGCTGAGTTGATCGCAGAGGTCCAAAGACTTGGTTGCCGTGTCGCACTCGATGATTTTGGTGCAGGTTTCGCGTCTCCAAGGCTTCTTCAATTGATCAACTTCGACATCGTTAAGATCGATCAGGCATTCGTTCATGATATTCGCCCTTCATTCAAGGGGCGCGACAGCCTCCAAAATATTGTTGGTTTTGCATCCAGCTTCGCGCCCATGATCGTCATTGAAGGTGTGGAAACAGCGGCTCAGATCGATGCAGCAAGAACGGCAGGCGCCACGCATGTTCAGGGATATTTTTTTTCAGTGCCGGCTCCATACATTACTTCGACCAAGGCAAAGCTGGAGGCATTTATACCTTGA
- a CDS encoding response regulator transcription factor, protein MTAEEFKQYDVTTAPLVYIVDDDRDFREEMLLGLSRLGLNVYGFENAAALYRAYAAKPSDIVILDIGLNGEDGLSVAAHLRTSRSLGIVMVTARGSIDDRINGLKNGADAYLVKPIDVRELAATVTALSARLSRLGFSSQRQGSGWSLLEGGWVLSDGVGNRLRLTTAEQRLLGRLFAERGETVERQALVEALGEDVYEFNYAHLDTIVSRLRRRAKKANIVLPLHAIRGQGFSFAD, encoded by the coding sequence ATGACAGCAGAGGAATTCAAGCAATACGATGTTACGACGGCTCCCCTTGTTTACATTGTCGATGATGACCGAGACTTCCGAGAGGAAATGCTCCTGGGCTTATCCAGGCTGGGCCTGAACGTATATGGATTTGAAAATGCTGCAGCTCTTTACAGAGCGTACGCAGCAAAGCCATCAGACATCGTAATTCTTGATATCGGCTTAAATGGAGAAGATGGGTTATCTGTTGCCGCGCATTTGAGAACATCGCGATCGTTGGGAATTGTCATGGTGACAGCTCGCGGGTCCATTGATGACAGGATTAATGGCCTCAAAAACGGTGCAGATGCTTACCTCGTCAAACCGATCGATGTTCGCGAACTGGCTGCCACAGTGACAGCTCTCAGCGCCCGTCTCAGCAGGCTCGGTTTCTCTTCACAGCGTCAAGGTTCCGGGTGGTCCCTGCTCGAAGGCGGTTGGGTACTATCCGATGGGGTTGGCAATCGTCTTCGTTTAACCACAGCGGAACAACGTTTATTGGGACGGTTATTCGCTGAGCGTGGCGAGACCGTCGAGCGGCAGGCGCTCGTGGAGGCTCTGGGAGAAGACGTATATGAATTTAATTATGCGCATCTCGACACCATAGTGAGCCGACTGCGTCGAAGGGCGAAAAAGGCCAACATAGTGCTTCCTTTGCATGCAATACGCGGGCAAGGCTTTTCGTTCGCGGACTAG
- a CDS encoding helix-turn-helix domain-containing protein — protein sequence MSVKNEQGEADSVYELLVSTDFVDENQKSDFWREASRPFYDTTPLIGYENYQLEGTIRSREVAGFTFASVTFNAQRYNRDRRIIAWSGLDHYLVAVVTDGEISGDFANTDVKARSGDICILDLSQVLKSEVTTGGTLSALIPRQILTKSMGNANLHGLVLKAHMPMTKLLTAYLEGLSGLDKHLSDDEITAVHEALVTILAAAFRGGQLPDAGDLRPLSIALRQRVLDFIEHNIDNPDLSPDAIQRRFNVSRAHLYRAFVQDGGVSSIIQNRRLDLAFLELTRTDIIGRSIAKIAFAHGFSNATHFSRCFRIRFGLTPNEARQERLNGQLSPELRAHLLRFRTQESRR from the coding sequence ATGTCGGTAAAGAACGAACAGGGTGAAGCGGACTCCGTCTATGAGTTGTTGGTTTCGACCGATTTCGTCGATGAAAACCAGAAGAGTGACTTCTGGCGAGAGGCGTCACGGCCGTTTTACGACACCACTCCCTTAATTGGATACGAAAACTACCAGCTTGAAGGAACCATTAGGTCGCGGGAAGTGGCTGGGTTCACCTTCGCTTCCGTTACATTCAACGCCCAGCGATACAATCGCGACAGGCGCATCATTGCTTGGAGCGGACTTGATCATTATCTCGTTGCAGTTGTCACAGACGGCGAAATCTCGGGGGACTTTGCGAACACCGACGTCAAAGCCCGATCCGGGGATATTTGCATCTTGGATTTGTCACAAGTCCTGAAAAGTGAAGTGACCACAGGTGGTACACTGTCAGCCCTCATCCCGCGCCAAATCCTAACAAAATCAATGGGCAACGCAAATCTGCACGGCTTAGTGCTTAAAGCACATATGCCCATGACCAAATTACTCACAGCGTATCTTGAGGGGTTAAGCGGCCTTGATAAGCATCTGTCGGATGACGAGATTACCGCGGTGCATGAAGCGTTGGTAACTATACTTGCCGCAGCATTTCGGGGGGGGCAGCTCCCCGACGCGGGGGACCTGCGACCTCTCAGTATCGCCTTACGCCAACGAGTTCTGGATTTTATCGAGCACAACATCGATAATCCCGACCTTAGTCCAGATGCGATTCAGCGTCGGTTCAATGTCTCCCGTGCCCATCTTTATCGTGCGTTTGTGCAAGATGGCGGCGTATCAAGCATCATCCAGAACCGGAGACTGGACTTAGCTTTTCTTGAGCTCACACGAACAGATATTATTGGACGATCTATTGCAAAGATCGCATTTGCTCATGGTTTTTCGAACGCCACCCATTTCTCGCGTTGTTTCCGGATACGATTCGGCCTAACGCCTAATGAAGCACGGCAGGAAAGGCTCAACGGACAGCTTTCCCCCGAACTTCGAGCCCATTTGTTGCGGTTCAGAACACAGGAATCGAGGCGATGA